The window CTTCCGTAATCATCGTAACCATCAACCACGGGAACGATTCGCTCGATTCGGATTCCCATATGCCGACCTTCGGAAATCGCTCGACTGCGAACCGTGTCGATATACGATGCGAACCCGCTGGCCGCACGAGTCCCCTTGCCATCGGAAATCAAAGCCCGAACTCTCGGCAAAGCCACCGCCGCAAGCAACAAGAAGATGAACATCACCACCAAGACTTCGACGAGCGTGTAGCCGCAGCGGAAGGTTGCTTTAGCAAAGCGGGGCAAAGCCCCCTCCGTTTTTCGTGTTACCGATGCCGACGGCATCCAAGCAGGTAGCCCACGATCGCTGACTGCGTCGCGATCATTTCGATGCCACAAGTGATTCGCTATTGACCAACTCATTGTGACGCCTGCAATTGGTAGTTTGAAACGTTGTCCGCGCGATTCTCTTGCTCCGTTGCTCCGTCGAGATTTTGGCCCGGCAGCTTACCGGTGAAGATCCCTGAATCCAAGTTATTCGCGATGAACTGACGCAAGTAGGGATCAGGGTAAGCGATCGACGCGCTTCGGCCGCCCACTTCAATCCCCATGTGATCGGTGTCAGCGGGCCAGTTCCATGCGGGAGCAACATAACTGTAGCCGGTCTGCTCGACGCTACCGTTGCTGACGGCTGTAACCGGGTTGAAGGTGATTCCGAATTCCCCGTCCGCACCAGCGGAAACGACCAAGGGCCGGATGGACCAAGGTTTCCAGCGTGCTTGCGGAATGGAATTAACATACATGGCTTCCACGCTCGTCGGCGTCGCACCCACCGCGTAGGAAAAATCAGTGCGAAACAGATCGAAGTCATCGGGGTTGGTGATGTCAACGGATGCTTCCGTATCGACAATTCCAACGGGCCAACGAACGAACCCGAGTGGTTGGCCCCAGCCGTCGAGGATCTCGAGCATCCCGTCACCGTCGGTGTCTCCGATGTTCGAGCTTGGAATCGCGTCGATCGCCGGGGTTCCGCCAACGAAGGAACTCGCCATGATCAGGTACAGGCACTCGGCCCCTTGGTGCGTTTCCGCCAGTGCGCGATCCGCCGCTGTGATCGACACCCAAGTGGGTGACATGCGATTGCGGTACGAAGCGGTACGGCTGGGCAAATTATTTCCCCGATCGTACCAATTGACGGAAAAGGACTTACGGCTCGTCAGGTCCGCTCGAGTCCCAATAATCTCTTCGGTATCACCATCCCCATCGAGGTCAGAGGTGTCAATCATGACCGGGTTGGCGGCGGCGGTCAGGGACGCAGCCACAGGCCCGCCCACGACAAGCTCTTTGATATCCGCGACCCGATCAGGCAACTCCATGCGCTGCAAATCTCGGTTCATGATCAACCGCATCCTTGCCGCCTCGGTGGACAACACTTCAAAACCGACTTCGCTGCCCGTTTGCCGAGCGACGTCATAGAGATCGGGAATCTCGACCGAAAACGCGCGATACTTGTACGACTCGTATTGTTCCTGCAACACACTATCAATCGACGCGATAATCGATTGGGTTCGCGCCTTGCGAGCACTGGTCGTCACGCCGCGGACTGCGGTCACGACCATGGCCCCCATAATGCTTAAGATCGCCATCACCATCAGAATCTCGACGAGCGTAAAACCGAACGCTGGTGAATCGTGGTGCCGAGATCGGCTTCGGTCGATCACTACAGATCGAAGTCTCACTGCATCTCTCCTTCGAGCGTTGCGGCTTCGGCAAAGTTGGCGGCATTATCAAGGTGTCCATTGACCGAAATACTCGAGGACATATCGCGGTCCTGGTATCCCTTGCTGGTGATCACATACAAGTCATCAGGACTACTCACGCCCGATCCATACTCGGGTGCAACCGCACGTCCGGTTTCGGTGACGAAGTGCACCGGAAATGGCGTCGTGTGCCCATGAGGATCGTTGACCGCCGCTCCAAACACCCCGTCGAGCCCCGGTGAAATGACTTGGAACGTATCCGGGTTGTGGAAAGGAACCGCAGCGAACGCTTCCGCTTCCGTCGCATAGTTGGTGCCGTTGGCCGGCGTTTTGATCGTCAATTCGGTCTTGTAAGGCCGAACGCCGCCCACCTCTCCAAGCCCCGACAGGTAACCGTTGTAGCTACTGACCGCAATGGCTCCGTACGTCCGCGAGTCAAAATAGACAATCGGTGAATCTTCATCTCCATCGGCGTGATAGGCAGGTAACAAGTCGTTACCACCATGCAGCGCGTCCACATAGCCAAACAACGTCTCATCCGTGCTGAGCAGCGGGCTGGTGTCCGTCACACGACCATAAGTCAATCTTTCCGGCTTGAAATCGAAGAAGGAATTGTCGCGAGTTGCATTGACTTGGTAGTTTGACAAATCGGTGAGGTCGCTGCTGGCTCCAGGCAGCAGCTCCAACGGCCCCCCTTTGCCTGTAATCGGGTGCTGCTGATCCTTGCTGAACCCCCCTAAAAAGAAGACCAACGCTTCGGCTCGGTCCATCGCAACGGGGCTGAACACCGTCGCACCCGTCGGGGCACCGGCCGCCGAGTTGTCCGTCAACCGGTCCAAGAGCGTCAAATCAGGCTCTGCCATACGAGGAAACAGCTTGCGCATGTGACGGACGATGACCGCTTGGTCGCTGCCATCCGGCGGGTAATCACCATGTTCGTGCAAGTAAGCGTCCACCGCTTGACCGAGCGTGTTGACTTCCAACTTGACCGCCGTTTGACGAGCACCCCGGATGCCCATCATCACCGCAGGAATCCCAATCCCGGCTAAGATTCCGATGATGACGATCACGACGAGGACTTCAACAAGAGTGAAGGCGTGGGGTTTAGTGGTTTGCATTGGATTCGGGTCTCAAGGGGAAGTGAGCGTTTGGCGATCGGCGATCAGCTGTCGGCTGACCGCTGAAAGCTTCTTTTCAATCTTCAATCGTGTTGGGGAAATCGGGACAAAGCGTTGACTGGTTTCGTTTCGTTTCAGGATCGGTCGACAGGTAGTAACTCATGCGGCCTTCGAGATCGCACTGCCAACACTCTTGGGCGCCCGCGTCAAAGTACAATTGTCGTTTGATCCTTAGCTCGAGTTCGGTATTCCGTGGGCTCTCGACTTCCACGCAAATTTCTGGCGCGAGCTCAAATGCCAACTGGCCTCGGACGTGAGCGTATCGCTCGACGGAGTACCAACCGACATCGGCCGCTCGGACCCCGTCGCTTGTTGAAATTGGACATTCCACCAAGCCCCGGCCTCCGCGTCGATTCTGCAACCAATAAGCAATCTGACTCTGCCGACTGCTATGCGGTCCGCCTGCCGGTGGTGTCATGATGACTTGTCCAAAAGCATTCGTCTCCACTCGATAACCATGCACCGCCAACTCTCGGTCTGCCAAGACCTCAGCCCAACGCTCGCGATTGCTCGCTAACGTTTCGCTGCGGTTCGGTAATTCGATGGTGAGGTGCATGTCAGATGTCAGATGTCAGATGTCAGATGTCAGATGTCAGATGTCAGATGTCAGATGTCAGATGTCAGATGTCAGATGTCAGATGTCAGATGTCAGATGTCAGATGTCAGGCTGCTGCCTGACATCTGCTCACTGCTCACTGCTCACTAGCTAAGCCCTGTGATCAAGTCGACCAGCGGCATGAATAGGCTGATCACGATGAATCCGACCGCGAACCCCAGGAACACGATCATCAAGGGTTCCATCATGGCGGTTAATCCATCGGTTAACGTACGGACTTCTTCGTCATAGGTATCGGCGACCTTGTACAACATCGTGTCAAGCTCGCCCGTCTCTTCGCCGACGTCGACCATGTTGACCACCAGGTCATCGACGACTCTTGATTTGATTTTTGTCATGTAGAACAAGCATGCCAAAGCGACGCCGCCGGTGATCATGTACAAGGACATATTCATCAGGTTTTGGACCATCACGCCGTCATCGATCTTGGTTCCCGCCGCAGTGACGGCGACGCTGAGCACCATCGCCCCTGGGAACGCTGCAAACAAGGCCCAAAAGAACATCGCCATCGGATTGAACCCTGGCTCGCTGTGTTCGCGCAACGGTTTGCTGATCACTTCGCCTTCGCGAATTTGATCGTTGACTTTCGTGAACAAACGTTCGAACATCGCATTGCCCGAGGTTTCGCGAGTGATGTTGATCGCTTCCAAAATGGGCACGCCGCTACTGACCAGCGTCCCGAGTGTTCGAGTGGTTCGAGCCAAAATGTTCTTTTCGATCAAGCTGCCAAAGATCGGCACCTTGATGATGAATTGGTCAAAGCCAACTCGACCATGTCGGAATTTACGCACAAACTTGACGAAGATCAGCAAGCTGACCGGCATGGCGATCAGCAGGAACCAATAGTTCGCGATGTAGCTGCTCATCGCGATCAGCAACACGGTCGGCGTCGGTAATTTCAAACCGAACTCGTCAAACATCTTTTCAAACGTCGGCACGATGAACAACATAATGAAGGTCAAGATCAAACAGGCGACCGTGACCACAACGCACGGGTAAATCAAGGCACCTTTCACCTTCTTCTTCAGCGATTCGGCTCGCTCCAAGAACTCCGCCAACCGCTGCAGAATCGTTTCGAGTGCACCACCGGCCTCGCCCGCTTTGATCATGTTGACGTACAGTCGACTGAATACCTTGGGGCATTTACTCATCGCTTCGCTGAGTGTCGCTCCGCCTTCGATTTCCTCGCAAACATCCTGCAGCGCAAACTTTAGTTTGCCCCCTTTTTGGTTGTTCTCCAAAATCTTTAGCGAACGCAAAATCGGAAGCCCCGCATCTTGCAAAATCGATAATTGGCGTGTGAACGCGCAGATGTGCTTGGTCTTGGCACCCCCAATCGCGAAGCCACGTTTTCGTTTGCCTCCCCCCGCGGTTCCTGCCGCCTGCTTTTTGACGGAAATCTTCGTGACGAAGTATCCCATCTGGCGAATCGTGGTTTGCGCCTCTTCTTCGCTGGCAGCATCAATTTCGTCCCGGATCTCTTGTCCGGCCGCGTCCATCGCTTCGAATTGGTAAACAGGCATAATAAAAGCTCTCAGCAATCAGCAATCAGGTGTCAGGTGTCAGATGTCAGGTGTCAGGTGTCAGGTGTCAGGTGTCAGGTGTCAGGTGTCAGGTGTCTCGAGTTTGTTGATCAGCGATTGAATCATTCGAGCAAGTTGCTTCGTTTCATCGACAATCGTGTTTGAAGTAGGTAGATCGATCAGGTTAAGTCGTGATGCGATGTAGGCTTGAGTTCGGAGTTCTGCTGCCGACCCGATTGAATACTTAAGGAATCGAACG of the Novipirellula artificiosorum genome contains:
- a CDS encoding Uma2 family endonuclease → MHLTIELPNRSETLASNRERWAEVLADRELAVHGYRVETNAFGQVIMTPPAGGPHSSRQSQIAYWLQNRRGGRGLVECPISTSDGVRAADVGWYSVERYAHVRGQLAFELAPEICVEVESPRNTELELRIKRQLYFDAGAQECWQCDLEGRMSYYLSTDPETKRNQSTLCPDFPNTIED
- a CDS encoding type II secretion system protein, with amino-acid sequence MRLRSVVIDRSRSRHHDSPAFGFTLVEILMVMAILSIMGAMVVTAVRGVTTSARKARTQSIIASIDSVLQEQYESYKYRAFSVEIPDLYDVARQTGSEVGFEVLSTEAARMRLIMNRDLQRMELPDRVADIKELVVGGPVAASLTAAANPVMIDTSDLDGDGDTEEIIGTRADLTSRKSFSVNWYDRGNNLPSRTASYRNRMSPTWVSITAADRALAETHQGAECLYLIMASSFVGGTPAIDAIPSSNIGDTDGDGMLEILDGWGQPLGFVRWPVGIVDTEASVDITNPDDFDLFRTDFSYAVGATPTSVEAMYVNSIPQARWKPWSIRPLVVSAGADGEFGITFNPVTAVSNGSVEQTGYSYVAPAWNWPADTDHMGIEVGGRSASIAYPDPYLRQFIANNLDSGIFTGKLPGQNLDGATEQENRADNVSNYQLQASQ
- a CDS encoding four helix bundle protein, giving the protein MSWKSFEDLEIWKRGCKLAVVVYESLSDSRDYGLRDQMQRAAVSIPSNIAEGSERSSKDFVRFLKYSIGSAAELRTQAYIASRLNLIDLPTSNTIVDETKQLARMIQSLINKLETPDT
- a CDS encoding type II secretion system protein, coding for MQTTKPHAFTLVEVLVVIVIIGILAGIGIPAVMMGIRGARQTAVKLEVNTLGQAVDAYLHEHGDYPPDGSDQAVIVRHMRKLFPRMAEPDLTLLDRLTDNSAAGAPTGATVFSPVAMDRAEALVFFLGGFSKDQQHPITGKGGPLELLPGASSDLTDLSNYQVNATRDNSFFDFKPERLTYGRVTDTSPLLSTDETLFGYVDALHGGNDLLPAYHADGDEDSPIVYFDSRTYGAIAVSSYNGYLSGLGEVGGVRPYKTELTIKTPANGTNYATEAEAFAAVPFHNPDTFQVISPGLDGVFGAAVNDPHGHTTPFPVHFVTETGRAVAPEYGSGVSSPDDLYVITSKGYQDRDMSSSISVNGHLDNAANFAEAATLEGEMQ
- a CDS encoding type II secretion system F family protein, giving the protein MPVYQFEAMDAAGQEIRDEIDAASEEEAQTTIRQMGYFVTKISVKKQAAGTAGGGKRKRGFAIGGAKTKHICAFTRQLSILQDAGLPILRSLKILENNQKGGKLKFALQDVCEEIEGGATLSEAMSKCPKVFSRLYVNMIKAGEAGGALETILQRLAEFLERAESLKKKVKGALIYPCVVVTVACLILTFIMLFIVPTFEKMFDEFGLKLPTPTVLLIAMSSYIANYWFLLIAMPVSLLIFVKFVRKFRHGRVGFDQFIIKVPIFGSLIEKNILARTTRTLGTLVSSGVPILEAINITRETSGNAMFERLFTKVNDQIREGEVISKPLREHSEPGFNPMAMFFWALFAAFPGAMVLSVAVTAAGTKIDDGVMVQNLMNMSLYMITGGVALACLFYMTKIKSRVVDDLVVNMVDVGEETGELDTMLYKVADTYDEEVRTLTDGLTAMMEPLMIVFLGFAVGFIVISLFMPLVDLITGLS